The genomic window TAGATTTGCTTCTCCAATCACACCTATGGATGAGAGTCTAGCACTTGTCGCTATCGATATTTCTAATCGACCTTTTCTAGTTGAAAATTTAATGTTCACATCTGAAAAGATAGGAGAAATGGAAAATCAATGTTTCAAAGAGTTTTTCTATAGCTTTGCTATGTCTGCCGGACTTACTCTCCATATCGATGTGATGAGAGGAGAAAATGACCATCACAAGATAGAAGCTGTTTTTAAAGGATTAGGAAGAGCAATGAGAGAAGCTGTGTGCATCGTTGATGATGAGGTAGTAAGCACGAAAGGCGTATTGTAATAAAGTAGTTGAAATAGTTAATTAAATAAAGGGAATCAAGGAGTTGATTAAGTGTTTATCTATCCAGCAATTGATATCAAAGATAAATCGTGTGTCAGATTAGAGCAAGGTCTTTATGAGAAAATGACGGTATACGAAAAAGATCCTGTAAAAGTAGCAATAAGATGGGAAGATACTGGAGCTGAATTTTTGCATTTAGTAGACCTTGACGGGGCTAGAAATGGAATTCGTTTAAATGAAGAAGTTGTAAAAGAAATAATTAAAAACGTGACAATACCCATTCAATTAGGTGGTGGAATTAGAGATTCTCAGGGAATAGAGACGCTATTAAATTTAGGCGTTTCTCAAGTGATTATAGGAACGGCTGCTCTCAAAGACCCCAAATGGATGAAAGAAGTTATTTCGCAATATGGTGACAAAATAATTGTCTCAATTGATGCTAGTAATGGATTTATAGCCA from Carnobacterium iners includes these protein-coding regions:
- the hisB gene encoding imidazoleglycerol-phosphate dehydratase HisB, which translates into the protein MRQAKITRHTLETKIDLMLNLEGSRKISINSGIGFFDHMLRAMAFYAKFDLTVECDGDLQVDTHHTVEDIGLSLGAAFKEALGDKIGIARFASPITPMDESLALVAIDISNRPFLVENLMFTSEKIGEMENQCFKEFFYSFAMSAGLTLHIDVMRGENDHHKIEAVFKGLGRAMREAVCIVDDEVVSTKGVL
- the hisA gene encoding 1-(5-phosphoribosyl)-5-[(5-phosphoribosylamino)methylideneamino]imidazole-4-carboxamide isomerase yields the protein MFIYPAIDIKDKSCVRLEQGLYEKMTVYEKDPVKVAIRWEDTGAEFLHLVDLDGARNGIRLNEEVVKEIIKNVTIPIQLGGGIRDSQGIETLLNLGVSQVIIGTAALKDPKWMKEVISQYGDKIIVSIDASNGFIATDGWEQVSDVKAIDYIKELESYGLNRIVYTDIVKDGMLSGPNFEIYGELIGKTSIEVIASGGVTTLEDVKRLKSMGLYGAIIGKVLYDGKLDLQEVLTC